Within the Bos indicus x Bos taurus breed Angus x Brahman F1 hybrid chromosome 17, Bos_hybrid_MaternalHap_v2.0, whole genome shotgun sequence genome, the region gacggacctttgtcaacaaagtgttCAATAGTGATGACTAGATTGTGGGACTTCAATCATCCTTCTCCACTGGGAAGCTGGTCCTGGAAAGTCTAGAGGCCCTGAGGTACTCGATTGGAAGgatgaaattcacatttattgagcacctactgataTTAGAAAGATCATAGAATAGGGGTGAGAACCACAATTCCTAACTCCAGGGAGCATGAACTGATAGTCCATTAACCACATGGTGTGGCAAAGTGTGGGATGGGGTTTGTGGTCATTTGGTTGGGGGGACGAGCCTTCTGGGAAGGCTTCTCCTAGGAGGTGACACCTGGATGGATTGCATTAGGAAGAGCCTTGGGGCAGACaggtaggagagagagaggagggcaaGATTTACAGGTTTTATAAGAGTGCCAGTGTTGTAGGAAGATTAACTTCATCTCCAAACCCGTGTGAAAAGTCACTCAGCTCCACTTACGGAGACGGAGCAGGCGACTAGAGGGGTTGAGTTGCCCCCGCGGGAAACCCCGGAGCTGGGAGTTGATGCTGATCTGTGATTTAAGAGGCGGGATTCCTTCCAGTCCGCCAGGGACAGAAGCTGGGATGTCCACACTGGGCGAGTGGAGGACAGTCTGCGAGCAGGAGCCCAGGACAACTCAGGGACCAGAGAGAAGCCGAGGAAGGTGCTTGTGTCACCTGGGGGGCAGGCGGTGGCTTCGTCTCTCAGGCTCCCCCTCCAAACCGGGTCTCCAGCGCCGACTAGAAATGTGGGCGGGCCAAAGCCGGAGCCTGAGGGAGGGGCCCCGCGGGCCCCGCCCCAACCATTGTGCCGCGGGAGCCGGCGAGCGAGCGGCGTGGCGCAGGCCAATCAGGACGCGGGATGCAAATGAAAAGGCCCCCGGGCGGCCCCGAGCTGCTCGGACGCCCTGCGGAGGGCTCGGACCGCAGCGGAGCGCGAGCCCAGGGGTCACCGGCTTGGTGAGTGGGTTGCCGGGGGCCCGGGTCGGACGCCGGGGCCAGGAGGACGGAGGGCGGGCGCAACCGGGCTAAGAGATGACTCTGGACACGGACGTGGCTGAGACGCGCAGGGGCTCCGAGCAGAGGACCTGCCGGACCTGTGAAGGACGCGGGGTGCAGAAAGCCGGGGACCAGCGGTCCACGGACTGACGGGGACACCGACCCATGGAGGGCGGGGGGCACACTCATGCCATATCCCCGCCCGGCGCAGACAGGAATCCGCGGTTTCACCGCGCAACcgaagagagaggaggaggccaGCGGGCCCGGCCATCGGCACCATGGCCAGCTGCCGCCACCATTCGGGCTACCTGGCGGACGATGAGGCCGGCCACCCTACCTACGTGGCCCGGGTAAGTGGGGAACCCACCGTGTTCCCCAGTAGCCCACAGCCCccccgctccccccgcccccgttTCTCATCCCCCACGGATGTCCTCTCTGGGCCGCATAGTGACCTGTTGTCTTCAGCACTCCGCCGCCGCCCTGCTGggtcctggtcacctctgtcagTCTCTTTCCCTGTGCCCACCCCCCCCCGACCCCCAGGGGCCTGGGAGGACCCCAGAGTGAGAACAGAGTCTCCTGAGGGCCTCTGGCTGGAGATGCAGCAGCCGCTATGGGGCGCACAGGGCTCAGGACCGCAGGTGGTCTGAGGAGACCGGCAGTGGGGCAGTGCCGAGAGGTTTTGTGGTTGCCCAGTCATGCCCTGGGTGAGGGCACAAGCGGGCTTTCAGACTGCCCAGCCACATCTTGTGTATGTGAAGCGTACACGTCAGGGAAGCTTCAGGGCCACCCTGAACGGACCCCCATTCTGCAAGAGAGGGACCTCAAGAGAGGGCATCGTGCCTGAAGCTGGCAGAGCCAGGGTCCAGAGCCTGAGCTGCCTGGCTCCAAAACCCCGTTCATTTTACTGCCCAGTCCCCACCCAGCTCCTGGTGCCCTAGGAGGACCCCCGGGAACACCTTCCCCCGCCATGGGGCATCCTTGCCCACCCTGACATGCCTGTCTGCTCAGGTGCAGCCACCTAAGAAGTCACTGTTCTCGGAAATGGGCCACGCCTCCAAGCCGGGCCACAGGCCACACCCGCCTTCCTCGCATGACCCCTCTGGCAGTTCAGGCCGCTGCAGAAACCGTCAGGGCCCTCGACCCTTTAGGAGCTTCCTGGATTTCCTTGTCGAGGGTCAGGTGCTGGAAAGCCTGCAGACGGTGGTGGAGGAGGCAACGGAGCGCATGGCCACCGTGAAGACCGAGGCGGGAGTGCCGCTGGTGGAGGTGCAGGACCCCGTTGAGGTGCCGAGGGGCGGGCGCCGGGCGCGGGCCCGGCCCAGCCTCAGCACCCTCCGCCGGCACCGCGCCCGGCCCGGCCTCTGCGTGGGGCGCCCCAACAATTACCCCTCCCGCTCTAGCTCCATGTCCGACTCCCGCAGCAGCTGCACAGCCGCCGACTGGCCGGGCTGCCACAGCCGGGACAGCGACCTGGGCTCCCAGGGCCTGGGCCGACTGCCACCCGTGACGGACCAACTCCTGCTGGAGAAGAGCCTCAAACGGCTGCTGCAGCTGGAGAACCGAGGGGTGAGGTCAGGGGCTGCGGACCCGGTGGGGGGGTGCGGGGCTGACCCCAGCCGGGAGCCCAGCACCAGGCCTTGCTTGGCCGCCCGCGGACATCTCTGAGGGTTCCCCTTCTCTCTGCAGAGAGGCCTGGGGCAGGCCTCCTCCCACGGGGACTCGCTGCTGTGGGACTCGCTGGACAGCCAGAGCAGCACCCAGTGGACCGTAGAGCAGCCCCTGTCGTGGTTCTCAGGCCCGCTGGGCTCGAGCTGGGACACGCACGAATCGTCAGAGCTTGGGCCCACGGAGCGCGAGCTGGGCTTCCTCAGGCGGCAGCTGAACAAGGAGATGAGATCCCTGCTGAGCCAGCCGGCGTCGTTTGAGCTGCCTGGCTACTCTACGCTCCGCGAGCCCCATCGGACGCTGGACTTCCTGGCCGAGCACCACCTCTTCCCCGCCCTGCAGAACGTGGTCAACCGGGCCGTAGAGAAGCTCAGCGGCGCCCGCCGCCGCGACGGCGGCCCGCTCTTCCCGTCGGAATGGGAGACCGCCCGGGAGTCCGACTCCAAGGTGGCCACGCCCACGGACGGGGAGGAGCTCTACGAGTCACCGCCCACCACGGCCTCCAGCCCCCGGACCGAGCAAAGGAAGAGCCAGCACAAGGGTCGCGCCAAGGCCAAGGAAGGTGGCTCTCCCGTGCCAAGCCCTCAAGTGGCCACCAGGTTCCGGCTTGAGGTGACAGACACTGAAGAGCCCAAGGTTTCTCCATCCCTCCCCAAGCAGGAGGGGCTGGACCGGGACCCCAGAGTACAGAAACCGTCCATTCCCGCCTCGGAGCCCCTGAGCTCGCGGGCCCAGCCCTGGCAGAGCCCGCACCTCGCCGCGCCCGCGCCCTGGGAGGTGGCGGAGGCGCCCTTCAGGCTGACCCGCAGCGCCCCCCGGGCCTTGGTTCCGctggcctctccccacccctcgtCTTCGAACCCCTTCTCGGCGCTGTCACCCCACCCCTCTGCGCTCAGGGGCCCCTCTCCATCTCGGGTCCTGCCGGAGCGGGAGGTGACCTCCTCCAGATTGGGGCCTGGGGTCTTGGGGCCAGGGCTGCAGTGGAAGGGGTCCTATCGCCACCGCTCCTAGCCACCACTACTGTTACTGAAAAAGGACCCAGGTTTCTTGCCAGGCCCTTGTGGGCACCACCTgagccgggggtggggtggggggctgtgagCTAACGAGTGAGCCCAGAGTCTGGTCCTAGCCACTGCCACGTGTTGTCAAAGATGAATAAAGGCTATTTTTTattctgggtatttttttttttttaaggtttgtaCGTGAGTCTCGGAGGCCCTCCCAGAAGGGGAAGGTCCTGTCCCTTGCGGACAGCAGCCTGAGCCCAGAGTAGGGCCCTGTGTCTGAGGCCTACCCGCTGTGGTCCTGCCGTCCAGGGTGGGACTCTCCAAGCGAGTCTGCAGGCTGAGAGGGCGGTCCTCGGGCAGAGTGTGGAGAGAGGACGTGGGTGGCCTCACCCTGGCGGCTCCTCTGCGTGGCCCCCAGCCTGCTTTCACCCCATCGGGGTTCAGGCACGCTTCCCTCCTCTGAACCCCGGCCTGGGTGAGGGTCGTGCAGACCCCCTTTTGACTACATGGGGACTGAGGTCActggcctggccctgggcctGACTGACCAGGGTGGGTCGGCACATGGGACCCCAGCCCAGCTCTCCAATGGGCCAGTGGAGCCGACCTGGTGAGGCCACACCCAGTGTGGAGCGGGCGATGTGCCGTGTGGGTGCTGCGGAGGATGCTCTGGGTGGGAGGGAAGCCAGAGGGCAGGCAGGGATGGATGACCTGTCTCCCTCACCCTCCCCCGACTCCTGCGCAGAGCCCCGGCTGCAAGTTCAGCAAGAAGAAGCCGCTGCCCTCCATCCTGTCCAGGTCCAGCAGCGTGTCCCAGCTCTCCAACCCCTGGCATGAGGAGCTCATCGACTACCTGAAGGATCAGGCCGTGTCCCTGCTCGTCCACAAGTACAGCTTTGAGAAGAGCCTCGCTGACCAGCTGGGCTTCATCTCCTTCCCGGTCACCGAGGTGCTCATGGACCTCTACCTGGGCTTCAAGAAGGTGAAGGGCTCACACGTCCGCCTGTCCTCCACGGTCGACTGGCACTGCCTGCTGCGCCAGCTGGAGGAGGCCGAGTCCAGCCAGCGCTCGTCCCGGCTGGCGTTCCGGGCCCCCGACCGACCGACCTCCCAGCACAGCACCCCCCGGCGAGGCATGGGGACCCCCGCCACACCCTCCGAGGTCTCCACCAGGGGCCACAGGATCCGGGATAAGCCCACGGGGCCCTCCCGCCTCGACACGAGGCCCAAGGGCTCCCGGCCACACCCCCCACAGGAGCACTCCAGGCCCCCAGAGGCCAAGCGGTTCCTGTCCCCCACCAAGGCCGGCGTGGCCTCCCATCCGTCCGAACAGACAGTGGACATGGAGGACCGGCAGAGcatggaggaggaggatgaagaggaggaggaggaggaagatgaacaggaggaggacgaggaggaagACTTCTTTGGAGATGAAGACCAGCCCCAGAGCTCCCAGGAGCCTCCAGGGGAGGCCACAATCAGCTCCCCCATGGCAGGCTCCGGGGCAGGCCCCAGTGACCCCTTGTGAGGCCCCATGCGGCCTCACCACACACTCCATGGCCCACTCCTCCTGCCACCGCTGACCACTGCTGTTGCACCTGCCCTGCCCGAGCAGAGGTCAGAATGGCTGGTACCCACAAGGAGCTTCGCTGAGCCTCTCGTGGGAGCcaacaggaaaaataaagcttGTGTTGATGCAGCACGGTTTTCCTGTCAGAGATCTCAGATGTCCTTCCACACATCCacctctgccccccacccagaCCCTCCGGTGGGCTGAGCCCCGCCTCCTGGGCAGCTGCCAGTGCCCTGAGCCCTGTGACCTCCTTGGCTCTGCTCCTGGCTCTTCTCTGCCCCAGTCTGAATCTTCCTGGCTCTTCAAacctcttgagaaagaacaaaagtgaaagtcgctcagtcctgtccgactctttgcggccccatgaactaaacagtccatgggatgctccaggccagaatactggagtggccagCTGTTCTCCTCTCCAGgcaaccttcccaacccagggattgaacccaggtctcccacgttgcaggcagattctttaccagctgagccaccagggaagcctcttaggACTCATTGTCTCCACCCACACACTGCCCCTGGGATTATTGCTTCCCCTTCCAGAGAGGGGCGGCTCTGCCAGGACACACACGCCCTCTGCTGGTCAGTCAGGCTGTGGACTGGCTGCCCCTTCCGTAGGGGCCCTGGGCAGAACAGGACAGCTCTCTCTCTCGAAGGGTCTGTGGACTCGGCTGGTACCCTGGTTGGAGGGTCTCACGTCCAAGGCCCTCCCAGAGCTTCTGGCCATCCTGTATCCCCAGCTCAgcaccctcctcccctctgccttcCTAGGGCTAACCTGGCATCCTCACCCTGACCCTGCCCCTGCAGCTCCAGGGCCTCAGGGAGAGGCACGTTGGCTTCCCTGACTCTATCCCTGGGGTCTCTGCTGCTCTTGGATCAGCAGACAGCTCTTTATTCCAAGCAGCAGTTCTGGAGTCGATgtgcttttttgggggggccgtgggattttagctccctgaccagggatcaaagccacaccccctgcagaagcagcaggagtcataaccactgcactgccagggatgGCCTGCGCTGGTCTTTGGACACTGTCTTCACCTTGCGGGGAGATTACCTGCTGTGTCCTCACCGTCGTCTGGTCCCAACACAGTGGGAAGCCGTTGGCAGCTTTCAGCAGGCACCTCGTGTGACCTGATTTATGCTTTTTAAGAAAAACCACTTTCTTGGGTGGAGAATGTCTTGGGAGGGGCCTCAGTAGCAGGGAAATCTCAGCGGTGTGGTAGATATCTGGAGGGGGACATGGGGTACGTTGGTTTAGGGTGCTGACAGGGACTCAGGAGACATGCCTTCCAAGCTGTTCGGAGTCAGAGCCATCAAGATGCGTTGGGGTAGATGGGAGGGGTGTGGTGAAGAGAGGAATCAAAGATGAGTCCCCAGTTTGGGGCTTGAAGAGCTTGTGAATTTGTGAACAGGGGTGGCATTACTCAAAATCAGAAGACTAGGGTCGAAGCAGTGGGAAAGAGGCTGCAAGTTCTGGTCTGGTCATACTACATTTGAGATGTTTGTTGGTGTGTCTGGATTGCACTCTAGCCCCTCTGCCTGGGTTGGAGGCCCCTCCAAGCCAGGGTCTACTAAATCCAGGGCAGACAGCATTTTAGACACTGAGTTGTTGAAAAGATCAAGGCACCTTGTCCTACATGGAATTCCAAATAAAGACAATGTTAAGCCtgaaaactgggacttccctggtggcccagtggttacgactccacacttccaccgcagggggcgtgggtttgatccctggtcaggcaactaacaGCCCACACGCTGATCAGCACCGAGTCAGGGGGAATATGAAAACCGAAAACTAATCCATTGCTGTAATTTAAATGAATCTATCCTGGATTTTCTGAATTCTAAATTCTGGATGTCTGGATGATTTAATCaaacacagactttttttttttctccctgctttGCTGGTGCCCCAAGTGCTGAGCAGTCAGCCGTTTTCTGGGCTGGGCTGAACTGAAGGGCCTAGAAGTCAAGGTAAGAATATTCCacgaatgaataaataaacagccGTGTAAGTTTCCCGCCTTACAGGACTGAGCAGACAGCTCTCTGAGAAGGCAGTGAGTCCCCAGCCTGGGACACACAGTCACCCAGGCTTGGTTCGCAGTCATTTGGTCTCCCAGGGCTCCGGGTTCCCAAGGCAGCTCAGGGTTTTCTGATGACTGCTAGCCTCTGTATCACAGctccctgctgccctctgctgcccAGTGGCCTAGTGACCATGAGATTCTGCCCAGGAAGGGCCTAGGGAATTCAGAACCTCCAGGGTCCAGGGACACTAAATGTGACCCAATGTCAGGGGGCAGTGGTCGAGCGACTGGAGGATTAGGTCCAGGAACTGAAGGAGCATGTGTCCACTCGTGACCACATAATCTAGTAGTCGAGCAACCTCAAGCCCCTGCAGCTGTGGACCCGGGGTCCGAGGGGGACACCATCACTGAGGGCCAGGGGATCTGGGATCAAGGTGATCGGGTGAACTGGGTTACTGAGCCCGGCGGGCGCTAGAGCGGCGCCCTAGCCGGCAGCCGCCTGGCATCCAGCACTCCCGCGGCTGGGAGCCGCCTGGGCCTCCCCTGGATCCTCATTGGTCAGCCCTCGGAGGCGTGGACCAGTCAAAACGTTCCTCGTGTCGCCAGGGCCCTCCCAGCCGCCGCTCGCCGAAGCTGGGGGCGGGTCTCTCCGGCGCGAACCCAATGGCAGCAGAGGCGGAGCGCCGTGCAGGCCGGCGATTGGCTGCTGCGGCGGGCCCTGTCAGAGTCCGGATTGGCCGGCGGCGGAGACGGAAGCGACCGCGGGCCGAGTCGCCGGACCCCGGCCGGGGCGATGTGGAGCGCGGGCAGCGGTCGAGCTGCGGGCCCGGCGCTGCTGGGTATACTGCTGGCCCTCTCGCTGTCGGGGGGCCGTGCCGCCAAGAGCGACGCGGGGCTCGTGACCTGCGGGTCGGTGCTGAAGCTGTTCAACACGCAGCACCGGGTGCGGCTGCACTCGCACGACATCAAATACGGATCCGGTGcgcgggccggggccggggccgcccGACGGCGGGCTGGGCGCTGGGTCCCCGCGGGCCAGCGGGCTGGGGGTCCTCAGGGCAGGAGGCCGGAAG harbors:
- the CCDC116 gene encoding coiled-coil domain-containing protein 116 yields the protein MASCRHHSGYLADDEAGHPTYVARVQPPKKSLFSEMGHASKPGHRPHPPSSHDPSGSSGRCRNRQGPRPFRSFLDFLVEGQVLESLQTVVEEATERMATVKTEAGVPLVEVQDPVEVPRGGRRARARPSLSTLRRHRARPGLCVGRPNNYPSRSSSMSDSRSSCTAADWPGCHSRDSDLGSQGLGRLPPVTDQLLLEKSLKRLLQLENRGRGLGQASSHGDSLLWDSLDSQSSTQWTVEQPLSWFSGPLGSSWDTHESSELGPTERELGFLRRQLNKEMRSLLSQPASFELPGYSTLREPHRTLDFLAEHHLFPALQNVVNRAVEKLSGARRRDGGPLFPSEWETARESDSKVATPTDGEELYESPPTTASSPRTEQRKSQHKGRAKAKEGGSPVPSPQVATRFRLESPGCKFSKKKPLPSILSRSSSVSQLSNPWHEELIDYLKDQAVSLLVHKYSFEKSLADQLGFISFPVTEVLMDLYLGFKKVKGSHVRLSSTVDWHCLLRQLEEAESSQRSSRLAFRAPDRPTSQHSTPRRGMGTPATPSEVSTRGHRIRDKPTGPSRLDTRPKGSRPHPPQEHSRPPEAKRFLSPTKAGVASHPSEQTVDMEDRQSMEEEDEEEEEEEDEQEEDEEEDFFGDEDQPQSSQEPPGEATISSPMAGSGAGPSDPL